Below is a genomic region from Dehalococcoidia bacterium.
CTGCGGGAGCGCTGTTCGAGCTTCGCCCGCTGGACGGACCCGCGGGGCGGCTTCTTCCTCTGGATGAAGCTCTCGGAGCAGATCGACCCGGTCGCGCTGGCGGCGTATGCCCGCGAAGAAGGCGTCGCCTTTGTCGGCGGGCGCGGCTTCTTCGCCGACCTCACGGCCGGTGAGGCCCCCACCCGCTTCTGGAGCCAGGGGCACTCGGACCATATCCGCCTGGCCTACAGCTACACGGCGGAGCAGGACATCCCGGAGGGTATCCGCCGCCTTGCCAGGGCCATGGAGCGCGCCCGCCGCTGAGCCTCGCTCGCCCCGGGAGCCCCCTGCCGCACACCTTTTCGGCCAAGCTCATCCCTGGCCATCCGGGGCCAGACCGATTTGCTGAAACATTCGGGGTCTTGAACACTTCGTCTTGGACGTTAATGCTTGTGCCGATGCAAGAAGGACGCCCGCTGGACAACCGGACGAACAGACGCAGCGGCCGCGTCACGATCCAGGACGTGGCCCGGGCCGCCGGAGTCGCCGTCTCGACGGTCTCGCGCGTCCTCAATGGCTCCGACTACACCAGCGAGGCGACGCGCGAGAAGGTGCTGGCCGCGGCGCAGCGCCTGAACTTCAAGGCCAATCCCAGCGCCCGGGGCCTGCGGAGCTCGCGCACACATACCATCGGCGTCCTCCTCAGCGACCTGGCGAACCCGATCTACACCGACTTCCTGCGCGGCGCCGAGCACGCCGCCGAGGCCCGGGGCTACGAACTGCTCATCGCCGACGGCCAGAACTCGCGCGAGGTGCAGGCCCGCATGCTCCAGAATCTCTACGAGCGCCGCATCGACGCGCTCATCCTCCGCGGGCCAATAATGGCGACAGACTCGCTGGGCGGCTTCATCGACGAAGGCGTCCCGATCTACCCGCCGCTGGGCGAGGACTGGGCCCAGCGCAACCTCGAAGACCCGCGCGACGAGACCGCGGCGAACAGGGCTGCCTTCGGGCACCTCGTGAGTCTGGGCCACCGGCGCATCTGCTTCGTCTCGCGCGGGCGAAACCCCCAGATGTCCGAACGGTTCGGCGCGCTCCAGTCCGCGCTGCGTGAGGCCGGCGCGGACCCGTCCACGGCTGTCCTGAGTATCGTCCGGGACGGTGACCAGTGCAGCGGCCTCGTCGAGCGCCTCTGTCACGGCCCGGAGGCGCCAACGGCATACATCGCCGGCGTGCACTTGATGGCGCCCTATCTTCTCGCGGCCATCCGCGACTGCGGCCTGCGCATACCAGGGGACGTGTCGTTCATCTGCTTCGGCGACTCGCCCTGGGCTTTCGCCTACAACCCTCCCATATCCGTCGTCCGCTTCGATTACTACGAGGCCGGGGCCACGGCCGTAAACGCAGTGCTCGACACGCTGTGCGGCATGCCGGCGGCCGCCTTGCGCCGCCTGCCGGCGGAATTCATCGACCGCGGGTCGTGCGGGCCGGCGCCGCGTTAACCTGATCGTCGTTGACGCGGCGAGTAGCTACGCCTAGAATCCGGGAAACGATTCCAGCGGTGGACTCCAGGAGCGCCGCCGCGTCGAAGGGAGCGAAGATATGTCTTCAGGACAGGGTTACTGGACGCAGACTCTCGCGCGCCGCTTGAGCCGCCGGCGGGCGCTGGCGGCCGGGGCAGGCCTCAGTGCTGGCGCCGCGCTGGCGCTCGCCGGCTGCGGCGGCGGCAGCGACGGCGGCGCAAGCACTCAAGGCGAGTCCGGCCTCCTGGCGAAGGTTGAGGACTCCTCCAGCCGGGCGGTGCCGGGCGGCGTCTACCAGTCCTTCGAGGCGAACGACATCCAGGGCATGGACCCTTACGGAGGAAGCTCCGCCCGGGCCCAGTTCGTCTCCTACTTCTGCTACCCGCGGCTCGTGAAGACCAAGACCAGCTTCACGGGC
It encodes:
- a CDS encoding LacI family DNA-binding transcriptional regulator, with translation MQEGRPLDNRTNRRSGRVTIQDVARAAGVAVSTVSRVLNGSDYTSEATREKVLAAAQRLNFKANPSARGLRSSRTHTIGVLLSDLANPIYTDFLRGAEHAAEARGYELLIADGQNSREVQARMLQNLYERRIDALILRGPIMATDSLGGFIDEGVPIYPPLGEDWAQRNLEDPRDETAANRAAFGHLVSLGHRRICFVSRGRNPQMSERFGALQSALREAGADPSTAVLSIVRDGDQCSGLVERLCHGPEAPTAYIAGVHLMAPYLLAAIRDCGLRIPGDVSFICFGDSPWAFAYNPPISVVRFDYYEAGATAVNAVLDTLCGMPAAALRRLPAEFIDRGSCGPAPR